In a genomic window of Muntiacus reevesi chromosome 1, mMunRee1.1, whole genome shotgun sequence:
- the LRRC8C gene encoding volume-regulated anion channel subunit LRRC8C isoform X2, giving the protein MQDKIICLPKRVQPSQNHSSVSNVSQAVASTTPLPPPKPSPSNPVTVEMKGLKTDLDLQQYSFINQMCYERALHWYAKYFPYLVLIHTLVFMLCSNFWFKFPGSSSKIEHFISILGKCFDSPWTTRALSEVSGEDSEDKDSRKNNMSRSNTTQSGPEGSLVNSQSLKSIPEKFVVDKSTAGALDKKEGEQAKALFEKVKKFRLHVEEGDILYAMYVRQTVLKVIKFLIIIAYNSALVSKVQFTVDCNVDIQDMTGYKNFSCNHTMAHLFSKLSFCYLCFVSIYGLTCLYTLYWLFYRSLKEYSFEYVRQETGIDDIPDVKNDFAFMLHMIDQYDPLYSKRFAVFLSEVSENKLKQLNLNNEWTPDKLRQKLQTNAHNRLELPLIMLSGLPDTVFEITELQSLKLEIIKNVMIPATIAQLDNLQELSLHQCSVKIHSAALSFLKENLKVLSVKFDDMRELPPWMYGLRNLEELYLVGSLSHDISRNVTLESLRDLKSLKILSIKSNVSKIPQAVVDVSSHLQKMCIHNDGTKLVMLNNLKKMTNLTELELVHCDLERIPHAVFSLLSLQELDLKENNLKSIEEIVSFQHLRKLTVLKLWHNSITYIPEHIKKLTSLERLSFSHNKIEVLPSHLFLCNKIRYLDLSYNDIRFIPPEIGVLQSLQYFSITCNKVESLPDELYFCKKLKTLKIGKNSLSVLSPKIGNLLFLSYLDVKGNHFEILPPELGDCRALKRAGLVVEDALFETLPSDVREQMKTE; this is encoded by the coding sequence ATGCAAGACAAGATAATCTGCCTTCCGAAAAGAGTACAGCCTTCTCAGAACCACTCTTCCGTTTCAAATGTCTCTCAAGCAGTGGCCAGTACCACCCCACTGCCTCCACCAAAACCATCTCCTTCTAACCCAGTCACTGTGGAAATGAAAGGGCTGAAGACAGATTTGGACCTTCAGCAGTACAGCTTTATTAACCAGATGTGCTATGAGCGAGCCCTCCACTGGTACGCCAAGTATTTCCCATACCTTGTCCTCATTCATACCCTGGTCTTCATGCTCTGCAGCAACTTTTGGTTCAAGTTCCCTGGCTCCAGCTCCAAAATAGAACATTTCATCTCAATCCTGGGGAAGTGTTTTGACTCTCCCTGGACCACACGAGCCTTATCTGAAGTGTCTGGGGAGGACTCAGAAGACAAGGACAGCAGGAAGAACAACATGAGCAGGTCCAACACCACCCAGTCTGGTCCAGAAGGCAGTCTGGTCAACTCTCAGTCTTTGAAGTCAATTCCTGAGAAGTTTGTGGTTGACAAATCCACAGCAGGGGCTCTGGATAAGAAGGAGGGTGAGCAGGCAAAAGCTTTAtttgagaaagtgaagaagttccGGCTGCACGTAGAAGAAGGTGATATACTGTATGCCATGTATGTTCGTCAGACTGTACTTAAGGTTATAAAATTCCTAATCATCATTGCATATAATAGTGCCCTGGTTTCCAAAGTCCAATTTACAGTGGACTGTAATGTTGACATTCAGGACATGACTGGATATAAAAACTTTTCTTGCAATCATACCATGGCACACTTGTTTTCAAAACTCTCCTTTTGCTACCTGTGCTTTGTAAGTATCTACGGATTGACGTGCCTTTATACATTATACTGGCTGTTCTACCGTTCTCTAAAGGAGTACTCTTTTGAGTATGTCCGGCAGGAGACTGGAATTGATGATATTCCAGATGTGAAAAATGACTTTGCTTTTATGCTTCATATGATTGATCAGTATGACCCTCTGTATTCCAAGAGATTCGCGGTGTTCCTGTCTGAAGTGAGTGAAAACAAATTAAAGCAGCTGAACTTAAATAATGAGTGGACTCCAGATAAACTGAGGCAGAAGCTGCAGACAAATGCCCATAACCGTTTGGAACTGCCTCTCATCATGCTCTCTGGCCTTCCAGACACTGTTTTTGAAATCACAGAGTTGCAGTCCCTAAAACTTGAAATCATTAAGAACGTCATGATACCAGCCACTATCGCGCAGCTAGACAATCTCCAGGAGCTCTCTCTACACCAGTGCTCAGTCAAAATCCACAGCGCGGCATTGTCTTTCCTGAAGGAGAATCTCAAGGTCTTGAGCGTCAAGTTTGATGACATGAGGGAGCTACCCCCCTGGATGTATGGCCTCCGGAACCTGGAGGAGCTTTACCTGGTTGGCTCTCTAAGTCACGATATTTCCAGAAATGTCACCCTTGAGTCTCTGCGGGATCTCAAAAGCCTTAAAATTCTCTCGATCAAAAGCAATGTTTCCAAAATCCCACAGGCAGTGGTTGATGTTTCCAGCCATCTCCAGAAGATGTGCATACACAATGATGGCACCAAGCTGGTGATGCTCAACAACCTGAAGAAGATGACCAATCTGACAGAGCTGGAGCTGGTCCACTGTGACCTGGAGCGCATCCCTCACGCCGTATTCAGCCTGCTCAGCCTCCAGGAACTGGACCtcaaggaaaataatctgaaatccaTAGAAGAGATCGTTAGCTTCCAGCACTTGAGAAAGTTGACAGTACTAAAACTGTGGCATAACAGCATCACCTACATCCCAGAGCATATCAAGAAACTCACCAGCCTGGAGCGTCTGTCCTTCAGTCACAATAAAATCGAGGTGCTGCCTTCCCACCTCTTCCTATGCAACAAAATCCGTTACCTGGACTTGTCCTACAATGACATTCGATTTATCCCACCTGAGATCGGAGTTCTACAAAGTTTACAATATTTTTCCATCACTTGTAACAAAGTGGAGAGCCTTCCAGATGAACTCTACTTCTGTAAGAAACTCAAAACTCTGAAGATTGGGAAAAACAGCCTATCAGTACTTTCCCCCAAAATTGgaaatttgttatttctttcctatttagATGTTAAAGGCAATCACTTTGAAATCCTCCCTCCTGAACTGGGTGACTGTCGGGCTTTGAAGCGAGCTGGTTTAGTTGTAGAAGATGCTCTGTTTGAAACCCTGCCTTCTGATGTCCGGgagcaaatgaaaacagaataa
- the LRRC8C gene encoding volume-regulated anion channel subunit LRRC8C isoform X1 gives MIPVTEFRQFSEQQPAFRVLKPWWDVFTDYLSVAMLMIGVFGCTLQVMQDKIICLPKRVQPSQNHSSVSNVSQAVASTTPLPPPKPSPSNPVTVEMKGLKTDLDLQQYSFINQMCYERALHWYAKYFPYLVLIHTLVFMLCSNFWFKFPGSSSKIEHFISILGKCFDSPWTTRALSEVSGEDSEDKDSRKNNMSRSNTTQSGPEGSLVNSQSLKSIPEKFVVDKSTAGALDKKEGEQAKALFEKVKKFRLHVEEGDILYAMYVRQTVLKVIKFLIIIAYNSALVSKVQFTVDCNVDIQDMTGYKNFSCNHTMAHLFSKLSFCYLCFVSIYGLTCLYTLYWLFYRSLKEYSFEYVRQETGIDDIPDVKNDFAFMLHMIDQYDPLYSKRFAVFLSEVSENKLKQLNLNNEWTPDKLRQKLQTNAHNRLELPLIMLSGLPDTVFEITELQSLKLEIIKNVMIPATIAQLDNLQELSLHQCSVKIHSAALSFLKENLKVLSVKFDDMRELPPWMYGLRNLEELYLVGSLSHDISRNVTLESLRDLKSLKILSIKSNVSKIPQAVVDVSSHLQKMCIHNDGTKLVMLNNLKKMTNLTELELVHCDLERIPHAVFSLLSLQELDLKENNLKSIEEIVSFQHLRKLTVLKLWHNSITYIPEHIKKLTSLERLSFSHNKIEVLPSHLFLCNKIRYLDLSYNDIRFIPPEIGVLQSLQYFSITCNKVESLPDELYFCKKLKTLKIGKNSLSVLSPKIGNLLFLSYLDVKGNHFEILPPELGDCRALKRAGLVVEDALFETLPSDVREQMKTE, from the coding sequence GTCATGCAAGACAAGATAATCTGCCTTCCGAAAAGAGTACAGCCTTCTCAGAACCACTCTTCCGTTTCAAATGTCTCTCAAGCAGTGGCCAGTACCACCCCACTGCCTCCACCAAAACCATCTCCTTCTAACCCAGTCACTGTGGAAATGAAAGGGCTGAAGACAGATTTGGACCTTCAGCAGTACAGCTTTATTAACCAGATGTGCTATGAGCGAGCCCTCCACTGGTACGCCAAGTATTTCCCATACCTTGTCCTCATTCATACCCTGGTCTTCATGCTCTGCAGCAACTTTTGGTTCAAGTTCCCTGGCTCCAGCTCCAAAATAGAACATTTCATCTCAATCCTGGGGAAGTGTTTTGACTCTCCCTGGACCACACGAGCCTTATCTGAAGTGTCTGGGGAGGACTCAGAAGACAAGGACAGCAGGAAGAACAACATGAGCAGGTCCAACACCACCCAGTCTGGTCCAGAAGGCAGTCTGGTCAACTCTCAGTCTTTGAAGTCAATTCCTGAGAAGTTTGTGGTTGACAAATCCACAGCAGGGGCTCTGGATAAGAAGGAGGGTGAGCAGGCAAAAGCTTTAtttgagaaagtgaagaagttccGGCTGCACGTAGAAGAAGGTGATATACTGTATGCCATGTATGTTCGTCAGACTGTACTTAAGGTTATAAAATTCCTAATCATCATTGCATATAATAGTGCCCTGGTTTCCAAAGTCCAATTTACAGTGGACTGTAATGTTGACATTCAGGACATGACTGGATATAAAAACTTTTCTTGCAATCATACCATGGCACACTTGTTTTCAAAACTCTCCTTTTGCTACCTGTGCTTTGTAAGTATCTACGGATTGACGTGCCTTTATACATTATACTGGCTGTTCTACCGTTCTCTAAAGGAGTACTCTTTTGAGTATGTCCGGCAGGAGACTGGAATTGATGATATTCCAGATGTGAAAAATGACTTTGCTTTTATGCTTCATATGATTGATCAGTATGACCCTCTGTATTCCAAGAGATTCGCGGTGTTCCTGTCTGAAGTGAGTGAAAACAAATTAAAGCAGCTGAACTTAAATAATGAGTGGACTCCAGATAAACTGAGGCAGAAGCTGCAGACAAATGCCCATAACCGTTTGGAACTGCCTCTCATCATGCTCTCTGGCCTTCCAGACACTGTTTTTGAAATCACAGAGTTGCAGTCCCTAAAACTTGAAATCATTAAGAACGTCATGATACCAGCCACTATCGCGCAGCTAGACAATCTCCAGGAGCTCTCTCTACACCAGTGCTCAGTCAAAATCCACAGCGCGGCATTGTCTTTCCTGAAGGAGAATCTCAAGGTCTTGAGCGTCAAGTTTGATGACATGAGGGAGCTACCCCCCTGGATGTATGGCCTCCGGAACCTGGAGGAGCTTTACCTGGTTGGCTCTCTAAGTCACGATATTTCCAGAAATGTCACCCTTGAGTCTCTGCGGGATCTCAAAAGCCTTAAAATTCTCTCGATCAAAAGCAATGTTTCCAAAATCCCACAGGCAGTGGTTGATGTTTCCAGCCATCTCCAGAAGATGTGCATACACAATGATGGCACCAAGCTGGTGATGCTCAACAACCTGAAGAAGATGACCAATCTGACAGAGCTGGAGCTGGTCCACTGTGACCTGGAGCGCATCCCTCACGCCGTATTCAGCCTGCTCAGCCTCCAGGAACTGGACCtcaaggaaaataatctgaaatccaTAGAAGAGATCGTTAGCTTCCAGCACTTGAGAAAGTTGACAGTACTAAAACTGTGGCATAACAGCATCACCTACATCCCAGAGCATATCAAGAAACTCACCAGCCTGGAGCGTCTGTCCTTCAGTCACAATAAAATCGAGGTGCTGCCTTCCCACCTCTTCCTATGCAACAAAATCCGTTACCTGGACTTGTCCTACAATGACATTCGATTTATCCCACCTGAGATCGGAGTTCTACAAAGTTTACAATATTTTTCCATCACTTGTAACAAAGTGGAGAGCCTTCCAGATGAACTCTACTTCTGTAAGAAACTCAAAACTCTGAAGATTGGGAAAAACAGCCTATCAGTACTTTCCCCCAAAATTGgaaatttgttatttctttcctatttagATGTTAAAGGCAATCACTTTGAAATCCTCCCTCCTGAACTGGGTGACTGTCGGGCTTTGAAGCGAGCTGGTTTAGTTGTAGAAGATGCTCTGTTTGAAACCCTGCCTTCTGATGTCCGGgagcaaatgaaaacagaataa